A section of the Falco peregrinus isolate bFalPer1 chromosome 3, bFalPer1.pri, whole genome shotgun sequence genome encodes:
- the HP1BP3 gene encoding heterochromatin protein 1-binding protein 3 isoform X3: MATDLSEAEPVHHKKVEDDTMPIRRSMNSSSRETPPKSKPAEGEEVKADAEVTSEESASAGEQENETVPAASSEAEQPKEPENKGKGETKSSEETKKDEKDQSKEKEKKVKKTIPAWATLSASQLARAQKQTQMAATSRPKMDAILIEAIGACFQKSGASVVAIRKYIIHKYPSLELERRGYLLKQALKRELERGIIRQVKGKGASGSFVVVSNAGKTVPKARDRKKSTSMLTAEQQVKLEDILPLAFTRLCEPKEASYSLIKKYVSQYYPKLKLDMRPQLLKNALQRAVEKGQLEQITGKGASGTFQLKKSGEKPLLGGTLMEDAILSAIAAMNEPKTCSTTALKKYILENHPGTNSNFQAQMCSTQRSSRTLKNLMRRKRRNLRTKNLKRKSLRRKNHHQRRGCRRDHLQNHRAGPLQ, from the exons atggcGACTGATCTGTCTGAAGCTGAACCCGTGCATCATAAG AAAGTTGAAGACGACACAATGCCAATCCGCCGCTCGATGAATTCTTCTTCCCGGGAAACTCCTCCCAAAAGCAAACCTGCCGAAGGTGAAGAGGTCAAAGCAG ATGCAGAAGTCACCTCTGAGGAATCTGCCTCTGCTGGAGAACAAGAGAATGAAACCGTGCCTGCTGCATCCAGTGAAGCCGAACAGCCAAAGGAACCTGAGaacaaagggaaaggggaaacaaAGTCCtcagaagaaaccaaaaaggA CGAGAAGGATCAGTctaaggaaaaggagaagaaggtGAAAAAGACCATTCCTGCATGGGCTACTCTTTCCGCTAGCCAGCTAGCTAGAGCACAGAAGCAAACTCAGATGGCTGCCACCTCGCGTCCCAAAATGGATGCTATTTTAATTGAGGCCATCGGG gCGTGCTTTCAAAAGAGTGGCGCGTCAGTCGTTGCAATACGCAAATACATCATCCACAAGTACCCTTCCCTGGAGCTCGAGAGGAGAGGCTATCTTCTAAAGCAAGCATTGAAAAGGGAGCTGGAGAGAGGAATTATTAGACAG gtgaaaggaaaaggagcttCTGGGAGCTTTGTGGTGGTGTCTAATGCAGGAAAAACTGTTCCAAAGGCCAGAGACAGAAAG aaaagcacttcCATGTTGACTGCAGAGCAACAAGTCAAGCTGGAAGATATCCTGCCACTGGCTTTTACCCGCCTTTGTGAACCAAAGGAAGCTTCTTACAGCCTGATCAAGAAATACGTGTCTCAGTATTACCCCAAACTCAAACTAGATATGAG ACCCCAGCTGTTGAAGAATGCCCTGCAGAGAGCTGTAGAGAAGGGCCAGTTAGAGCAGATCACAGGGAAGGGAGCATCTGGGACATTCCAG CTGAAGAAATCAGGGGAGAAGCCCCTGCTGGGTGGGACTCTGATGGAAGACGCCATCCTGTCTGCTATTGCGGCCATGAACGAACCGAAGACCTGCTCCACCACAGCGCTGAAGAAGTATATCCTGGAAAACCACCCAGGGACCAACTCCAACTTCCAGG CCCAGATGTGCTCTacccagagaagcagcaggactCTGAAGAATCtgatgaggaggaagaggaggaatcTGAGGACGAAGAATCTGAAGAGGAAGAGTCTGAGGAGGAAGAACCACCACCAAAGAAGAG GATGCAGAAGAGACCACCTCCAAAATCACAGAGCAGGGCCCCTCCAATGA
- the HP1BP3 gene encoding heterochromatin protein 1-binding protein 3 isoform X4 has product MATDLSEAEPVHHKKVEDDTMPIRRSMNSSSRETPPKSKPAEGEEVKADAEVTSEESASAGEQENETVPAASSEAEQPKEPENKGKGETKSSEETKKDEKDQSKEKEKKVKKTIPAWATLSASQLARAQKQTQMAATSRPKMDAILIEAIGACFQKSGASVVAIRKYIIHKYPSLELERRGYLLKQALKRELERGIIRQVKGKGASGSFVVVSNAGKTVPKARDRKKSTSMLTAEQQVKLEDILPLAFTRLCEPKEASYSLIKKYVSQYYPKLKLDMRPQLLKNALQRAVEKGQLEQITGKGASGTFQLKKSGEKPLLGGTLMEDAILSAIAAMNEPKTCSTTALKKYILENHPGTNSNFQGCRRDHLQNHRAGPLQ; this is encoded by the exons atggcGACTGATCTGTCTGAAGCTGAACCCGTGCATCATAAG AAAGTTGAAGACGACACAATGCCAATCCGCCGCTCGATGAATTCTTCTTCCCGGGAAACTCCTCCCAAAAGCAAACCTGCCGAAGGTGAAGAGGTCAAAGCAG ATGCAGAAGTCACCTCTGAGGAATCTGCCTCTGCTGGAGAACAAGAGAATGAAACCGTGCCTGCTGCATCCAGTGAAGCCGAACAGCCAAAGGAACCTGAGaacaaagggaaaggggaaacaaAGTCCtcagaagaaaccaaaaaggA CGAGAAGGATCAGTctaaggaaaaggagaagaaggtGAAAAAGACCATTCCTGCATGGGCTACTCTTTCCGCTAGCCAGCTAGCTAGAGCACAGAAGCAAACTCAGATGGCTGCCACCTCGCGTCCCAAAATGGATGCTATTTTAATTGAGGCCATCGGG gCGTGCTTTCAAAAGAGTGGCGCGTCAGTCGTTGCAATACGCAAATACATCATCCACAAGTACCCTTCCCTGGAGCTCGAGAGGAGAGGCTATCTTCTAAAGCAAGCATTGAAAAGGGAGCTGGAGAGAGGAATTATTAGACAG gtgaaaggaaaaggagcttCTGGGAGCTTTGTGGTGGTGTCTAATGCAGGAAAAACTGTTCCAAAGGCCAGAGACAGAAAG aaaagcacttcCATGTTGACTGCAGAGCAACAAGTCAAGCTGGAAGATATCCTGCCACTGGCTTTTACCCGCCTTTGTGAACCAAAGGAAGCTTCTTACAGCCTGATCAAGAAATACGTGTCTCAGTATTACCCCAAACTCAAACTAGATATGAG ACCCCAGCTGTTGAAGAATGCCCTGCAGAGAGCTGTAGAGAAGGGCCAGTTAGAGCAGATCACAGGGAAGGGAGCATCTGGGACATTCCAG CTGAAGAAATCAGGGGAGAAGCCCCTGCTGGGTGGGACTCTGATGGAAGACGCCATCCTGTCTGCTATTGCGGCCATGAACGAACCGAAGACCTGCTCCACCACAGCGCTGAAGAAGTATATCCTGGAAAACCACCCAGGGACCAACTCCAACTTCCAGG GATGCAGAAGAGACCACCTCCAAAATCACAGAGCAGGGCCCCTCCAATGA
- the HP1BP3 gene encoding heterochromatin protein 1-binding protein 3 isoform X2: MPIRRSMNSSSRETPPKSKPAEGEEVKADAEVTSEESASAGEQENETVPAASSEAEQPKEPENKGKGETKSSEETKKDEKDQSKEKEKKVKKTIPAWATLSASQLARAQKQTQMAATSRPKMDAILIEAIGACFQKSGASVVAIRKYIIHKYPSLELERRGYLLKQALKRELERGIIRQVKGKGASGSFVVVSNAGKTVPKARDRKKSTSMLTAEQQVKLEDILPLAFTRLCEPKEASYSLIKKYVSQYYPKLKLDMRPQLLKNALQRAVEKGQLEQITGKGASGTFQLKKSGEKPLLGGTLMEDAILSAIAAMNEPKTCSTTALKKYILENHPGTNSNFQVHLLKRTLQKCEKNGWMEQISGKGFSGTFQLCFPYYPSPDVLYPEKQQDSEESDEEEEEESEDEESEEEESEEEEPPPKKRMQKRPPPKSQSRAPPMKRRESKPKPRKTPAAHGGKAKPPPKVKTPAKKAKPAAPAIKKPSGGSSSKKPAARGRKEVKSSAKGKSTMRKSLQAKK, translated from the exons ATGCCAATCCGCCGCTCGATGAATTCTTCTTCCCGGGAAACTCCTCCCAAAAGCAAACCTGCCGAAGGTGAAGAGGTCAAAGCAG ATGCAGAAGTCACCTCTGAGGAATCTGCCTCTGCTGGAGAACAAGAGAATGAAACCGTGCCTGCTGCATCCAGTGAAGCCGAACAGCCAAAGGAACCTGAGaacaaagggaaaggggaaacaaAGTCCtcagaagaaaccaaaaaggA CGAGAAGGATCAGTctaaggaaaaggagaagaaggtGAAAAAGACCATTCCTGCATGGGCTACTCTTTCCGCTAGCCAGCTAGCTAGAGCACAGAAGCAAACTCAGATGGCTGCCACCTCGCGTCCCAAAATGGATGCTATTTTAATTGAGGCCATCGGG gCGTGCTTTCAAAAGAGTGGCGCGTCAGTCGTTGCAATACGCAAATACATCATCCACAAGTACCCTTCCCTGGAGCTCGAGAGGAGAGGCTATCTTCTAAAGCAAGCATTGAAAAGGGAGCTGGAGAGAGGAATTATTAGACAG gtgaaaggaaaaggagcttCTGGGAGCTTTGTGGTGGTGTCTAATGCAGGAAAAACTGTTCCAAAGGCCAGAGACAGAAAG aaaagcacttcCATGTTGACTGCAGAGCAACAAGTCAAGCTGGAAGATATCCTGCCACTGGCTTTTACCCGCCTTTGTGAACCAAAGGAAGCTTCTTACAGCCTGATCAAGAAATACGTGTCTCAGTATTACCCCAAACTCAAACTAGATATGAG ACCCCAGCTGTTGAAGAATGCCCTGCAGAGAGCTGTAGAGAAGGGCCAGTTAGAGCAGATCACAGGGAAGGGAGCATCTGGGACATTCCAG CTGAAGAAATCAGGGGAGAAGCCCCTGCTGGGTGGGACTCTGATGGAAGACGCCATCCTGTCTGCTATTGCGGCCATGAACGAACCGAAGACCTGCTCCACCACAGCGCTGAAGAAGTATATCCTGGAAAACCACCCAGGGACCAACTCCAACTTCCAGG TGCATCTGCTGAAGAGAACCCTGCAGAAATGTGAGAAGAATGGCTGGATGGAGCAAATTTCTGGAAAGGGCTTCAGTGGaacttttcagctttgcttcccTTATTATCCTAG CCCAGATGTGCTCTacccagagaagcagcaggactCTGAAGAATCtgatgaggaggaagaggaggaatcTGAGGACGAAGAATCTGAAGAGGAAGAGTCTGAGGAGGAAGAACCACCACCAAAGAAGAG GATGCAGAAGAGACCACCTCCAAAATCACAGAGCAGGGCCCCTCCAATGAAACGAAGAGAATCCAAACCCAAGCCAAGAAAAactcctgcagcccatggggggAAAGCAAAGCCCCCTCCCAAGGTTAAAACCCCTGCTAAGAAAGCCaaaccagcagccccagccatcAAGAAACCCTCTGGTGGCAGCTCTTCCAAGAAACCAGCAGccaggggaaggaaggaagtgaAATCCTCTGCCAAGGGCAAGTCCACCATGAGGAAATCTCTCCAggcaaaaaagtaa
- the HP1BP3 gene encoding heterochromatin protein 1-binding protein 3 isoform X1, giving the protein MATDLSEAEPVHHKKVEDDTMPIRRSMNSSSRETPPKSKPAEGEEVKADAEVTSEESASAGEQENETVPAASSEAEQPKEPENKGKGETKSSEETKKDEKDQSKEKEKKVKKTIPAWATLSASQLARAQKQTQMAATSRPKMDAILIEAIGACFQKSGASVVAIRKYIIHKYPSLELERRGYLLKQALKRELERGIIRQVKGKGASGSFVVVSNAGKTVPKARDRKKSTSMLTAEQQVKLEDILPLAFTRLCEPKEASYSLIKKYVSQYYPKLKLDMRPQLLKNALQRAVEKGQLEQITGKGASGTFQLKKSGEKPLLGGTLMEDAILSAIAAMNEPKTCSTTALKKYILENHPGTNSNFQVHLLKRTLQKCEKNGWMEQISGKGFSGTFQLCFPYYPSPDVLYPEKQQDSEESDEEEEEESEDEESEEEESEEEEPPPKKRMQKRPPPKSQSRAPPMKRRESKPKPRKTPAAHGGKAKPPPKVKTPAKKAKPAAPAIKKPSGGSSSKKPAARGRKEVKSSAKGKSTMRKSLQAKK; this is encoded by the exons atggcGACTGATCTGTCTGAAGCTGAACCCGTGCATCATAAG AAAGTTGAAGACGACACAATGCCAATCCGCCGCTCGATGAATTCTTCTTCCCGGGAAACTCCTCCCAAAAGCAAACCTGCCGAAGGTGAAGAGGTCAAAGCAG ATGCAGAAGTCACCTCTGAGGAATCTGCCTCTGCTGGAGAACAAGAGAATGAAACCGTGCCTGCTGCATCCAGTGAAGCCGAACAGCCAAAGGAACCTGAGaacaaagggaaaggggaaacaaAGTCCtcagaagaaaccaaaaaggA CGAGAAGGATCAGTctaaggaaaaggagaagaaggtGAAAAAGACCATTCCTGCATGGGCTACTCTTTCCGCTAGCCAGCTAGCTAGAGCACAGAAGCAAACTCAGATGGCTGCCACCTCGCGTCCCAAAATGGATGCTATTTTAATTGAGGCCATCGGG gCGTGCTTTCAAAAGAGTGGCGCGTCAGTCGTTGCAATACGCAAATACATCATCCACAAGTACCCTTCCCTGGAGCTCGAGAGGAGAGGCTATCTTCTAAAGCAAGCATTGAAAAGGGAGCTGGAGAGAGGAATTATTAGACAG gtgaaaggaaaaggagcttCTGGGAGCTTTGTGGTGGTGTCTAATGCAGGAAAAACTGTTCCAAAGGCCAGAGACAGAAAG aaaagcacttcCATGTTGACTGCAGAGCAACAAGTCAAGCTGGAAGATATCCTGCCACTGGCTTTTACCCGCCTTTGTGAACCAAAGGAAGCTTCTTACAGCCTGATCAAGAAATACGTGTCTCAGTATTACCCCAAACTCAAACTAGATATGAG ACCCCAGCTGTTGAAGAATGCCCTGCAGAGAGCTGTAGAGAAGGGCCAGTTAGAGCAGATCACAGGGAAGGGAGCATCTGGGACATTCCAG CTGAAGAAATCAGGGGAGAAGCCCCTGCTGGGTGGGACTCTGATGGAAGACGCCATCCTGTCTGCTATTGCGGCCATGAACGAACCGAAGACCTGCTCCACCACAGCGCTGAAGAAGTATATCCTGGAAAACCACCCAGGGACCAACTCCAACTTCCAGG TGCATCTGCTGAAGAGAACCCTGCAGAAATGTGAGAAGAATGGCTGGATGGAGCAAATTTCTGGAAAGGGCTTCAGTGGaacttttcagctttgcttcccTTATTATCCTAG CCCAGATGTGCTCTacccagagaagcagcaggactCTGAAGAATCtgatgaggaggaagaggaggaatcTGAGGACGAAGAATCTGAAGAGGAAGAGTCTGAGGAGGAAGAACCACCACCAAAGAAGAG GATGCAGAAGAGACCACCTCCAAAATCACAGAGCAGGGCCCCTCCAATGAAACGAAGAGAATCCAAACCCAAGCCAAGAAAAactcctgcagcccatggggggAAAGCAAAGCCCCCTCCCAAGGTTAAAACCCCTGCTAAGAAAGCCaaaccagcagccccagccatcAAGAAACCCTCTGGTGGCAGCTCTTCCAAGAAACCAGCAGccaggggaaggaaggaagtgaAATCCTCTGCCAAGGGCAAGTCCACCATGAGGAAATCTCTCCAggcaaaaaagtaa